In Toxoplasma gondii ME49 unplaced genomic scaffold asmbl.1697, whole genome shotgun sequence, the genomic window AACGGTCGCGGTACTGCCCCACCTAGACAGCAGGAGACGCCCATCCCGACACACGTGAGTTGTTTCGTTTTTGCCCGACAACTGTGGGTTCTCGCGGGGCATCAGAGCTTGACTCGCAGAGACGGGAGTTAACGAGCGCAAGAAGGGTGTCTATGTCCTCTCTAGACGAGAAACAAAATCCCGAGGGCTTCGCGCGTTGTGTGTACCTCCGCAGCAGCTCTACCTGTCTGTGTCCTTCcatctctcgtctctctctcgcttgctatctgttcgcctctccctcaTTCCACTTCTCCCTACCATCCtttcatctgtctctcttgctgcgcctctccccacctgtctctgtcctcatgtctccactgttttcttctctctctctgttcagaTCTACCAGCCTCACCAAGAGCATGGTGCCCATGGCCGAGACGCCTTGCGCGTAGATCGAGACAGTGGAAACGTTGTGAGTTTTCTTCATCCACAGAAGCGCCTGAACGAGATCC contains:
- a CDS encoding hypothetical protein (encoded by transcript TGME49_327500); amino-acid sequence: MKNSGESSRAADCVSDEGTGCAAAASRGEAGGFCSDAFPVISSSDAGDALLGCQAAKDLVQALLWMKKTHNVSTVSIYAQGVSAMGTMLLVRLVDLNREREENSGDMRTETGGERRSKRDR